The following coding sequences lie in one Porphyromonas asaccharolytica DSM 20707 genomic window:
- a CDS encoding cob(I)yrinic acid a,c-diamide adenosyltransferase produces MSMWERGFVHYYYGTGKGKSTAAMGLAIRTLGHGGRIYIGQFIKTMRYGDVLFLEQHTKPEECTIELYGSMYGGTGCLIDHSASLKDVQAAEQGLARAVEQMCSGLYDLVIWDEVSMAVGLGLLRVEELIDAIKRRPEACELILTGRQYCEELLPHCQLVTNFAEVKHYYHDGVLSRTGIEH; encoded by the coding sequence ATGAGTATGTGGGAGCGAGGCTTTGTTCACTACTATTACGGTACGGGCAAAGGGAAGAGCACCGCAGCCATGGGGCTGGCAATACGCACGCTCGGTCATGGTGGACGGATCTATATCGGGCAGTTCATCAAGACGATGCGCTACGGTGATGTACTCTTTCTGGAGCAGCATACGAAGCCTGAGGAGTGTACGATCGAGCTGTATGGCTCGATGTATGGTGGTACGGGCTGCCTGATAGACCATAGTGCGAGTCTTAAAGATGTGCAGGCTGCCGAGCAGGGACTGGCACGAGCTGTCGAGCAGATGTGCTCAGGACTATATGATCTAGTCATTTGGGACGAGGTTTCGATGGCTGTCGGCTTGGGATTGCTCAGAGTAGAAGAACTCATAGATGCCATCAAGCGGCGCCCCGAGGCGTGCGAACTGATCCTCACGGGACGACAATACTGTGAGGAATTGCTCCCACATTGTCAGCTTGTCACTAACTTTGCAGAGGTCAAGCATTATTACCATGACGGAGTCTTATCTCGCACTGGAATCGAGCATTGA
- a CDS encoding M48 family metallopeptidase, which translates to MTQIARWFTALTLTLLLAGCGVVPITGRQQLNLVSDAEISAASAQQYNQFIRRANVDNRSPQGQQTLRVAQRIAQATDNYLRNNGYDQIAQATRWEFNFVRDRQVNAFCMPGGKIVVYSGLLQATRPTDDELAAVIAHEVSHAVAKHANERISREMLTQLGGQVLTGMVGSQSAALGGILQQVYPIGSQLLVSLPYGRKQEYEADKIGMVFMAMAGYDPAAAVTLWQKMAQQGQKSPEFLSTHPSDQNRIRAIQEFLPEARQYYRGPGVMSQGPKLQIKSLDKSMRQDRRQVSSQLRDNGSTSSAKKQDGGGFHYEPVSR; encoded by the coding sequence ATGACACAGATAGCAAGATGGTTTACAGCACTCACCCTGACGCTCTTACTAGCCGGGTGTGGCGTCGTGCCTATCACGGGACGACAGCAGCTCAATCTGGTGTCGGACGCTGAAATCTCGGCGGCCAGCGCACAGCAGTATAATCAGTTTATCCGCAGGGCGAACGTGGACAATCGCTCACCTCAAGGACAGCAAACGCTCCGTGTAGCGCAGCGCATAGCACAGGCTACGGATAACTATCTGCGCAACAACGGCTACGATCAGATAGCGCAGGCGACACGCTGGGAGTTTAACTTCGTCCGTGATCGTCAGGTCAACGCTTTCTGTATGCCTGGTGGCAAAATTGTCGTCTATAGTGGTTTGCTCCAGGCAACACGTCCTACTGACGATGAGCTGGCCGCGGTCATAGCACACGAGGTCTCTCACGCTGTAGCTAAGCATGCCAATGAGCGCATCAGTCGTGAGATGCTTACGCAGCTAGGCGGACAGGTCTTGACGGGGATGGTCGGCTCTCAGAGTGCTGCTCTCGGGGGCATCCTGCAGCAGGTTTATCCTATTGGCTCGCAGCTCTTGGTCTCGCTTCCTTATGGTCGCAAGCAGGAGTATGAGGCGGACAAGATTGGCATGGTCTTTATGGCTATGGCGGGCTACGATCCAGCAGCAGCTGTGACGCTCTGGCAGAAGATGGCACAGCAGGGACAGAAGTCTCCTGAGTTCCTCAGTACCCACCCGAGTGATCAGAACCGTATCCGAGCCATTCAGGAGTTCCTCCCTGAGGCGCGACAGTATTATCGTGGTCCTGGTGTTATGTCACAGGGTCCCAAGCTCCAGATCAAGTCGCTTGACAAGAGTATGCGCCAAGATCGTCGCCAAGTTTCTAGTCAATTGAGAGACAATGGAAGCACCTCTTCAGCTAAGAAGCAAGACGGAGGGGGCTTTCACTATGAGCCTGTCAGTCGCTAA